In Nerophis lumbriciformis linkage group LG12, RoL_Nlum_v2.1, whole genome shotgun sequence, a single genomic region encodes these proteins:
- the LOC133623285 gene encoding uncharacterized protein produces MEHLLHTFQGAIEGMTWEQISSTLMEVIADCSPPPTPPCPLEPAQLDSYKLRPSRMEQLLHTFQGAIEGMTWEQISSTLMEVIADCSPPPTPPCPLEPAQLDSYNLRPLTMEQLVNTFQGAIEGMTWEEISSTLMEVIADCSPPPTPPCTLEPAQLDSYNQMSTTAANTLHPGINLSLQNLYPIRTIKVVYQILPAPRVTAPAPKPSKAKRRKRHEKEDHIKKPPNAFMMFLKENRQSVAAAMNVKRSTEVNTILGQIWRSMTMDEQNKYYIMADEELRRRRSSSST; encoded by the exons ATGGAGCATCTTCTGCACACTTTCCAGGGTGCCATCGAGGGGATGACATGGGAGCAGATCAGCAGCACCCTTATGGAGGTTATTGCAGACTGCTCTCCTCCTCCTACTCCTCCTTGCCCACTGGAACCTGCTCAACTGGACTCATACAAACTG AGACCTTCGAGAATGGAGCAGCTTCTGCACACTTTCCAGGGTGCCATCGAGGGGATGACATGGGAGCAGATCAGCAGCACCCTTATGGAGGTTATTGCAGACTGCTCTCCTCCTCCTACTCCTCCTTGCCCCCTGGAACCTGCTCAACTGGACTCATACAACCTG AGACCTTTAACAATGGAGCAGCTTGTGAACACATTCCAGGGTGCCATCGAGGGGATGACATGGGAGGAGATCAGCAGCACCCTTATGGAGGTTATTGCAGACTGCTCACCTCCTCCTACTCCTCCTTGCACCCTGGAACCTGCTCAACTGGACTCGTACAACCAA ATGTCCACCACAGCCGCCAATACGCTGCACCCAGGCATCAACCTGTCGTTACAAAATCTCTATCCCATCAGAACGAT AAAGGTGGTCTATCAGATCTTGCCAGCCCCTCGAGTCACAGCACCTGCACCAAAACCCTCCAAGGCAAA AAGGAGGAAGAGGCATGAAAAAGAGGACCACATTAAGAAACCGCCCAATGCCTTCATGATGTTCTTGAAAGAGAACAGGCAAAGCGTGGCGGCGGCCATGAACGTCAAAAGGAGCACCGAAGTCAACACCATCCTAGGCCAGATA TGGAGATCAATGACAATGGATGAacagaataaatattatataatggCTGATGAGGAGCTACGTCGCAGGAGGAGCAGTAGCAGCACTTAG